In the genome of Raphanus sativus cultivar WK10039 chromosome 4, ASM80110v3, whole genome shotgun sequence, one region contains:
- the LOC108848558 gene encoding uncharacterized protein LOC108848558, which translates to MCAFWDTDKAKEKSLTASVARMSDRNGLGPHKHNSGQKSFKQIEQELVEELGRPVTLSEVFIKTHTKKDGTFVDMKAQEVAEVYRRNKQSRLEDLKAENADPSESSSQAPELSIDEDNEIFLLSTFTDKRGKHYGIGSLKSTLVNGKRKYSASSSILDLQKQLDEAHRKIEEQAAQNAIALRKIEEQAAQNANNLRIIEEQAAHNAEQGAQLKELSVMNKFMTATNPQYVEFVAANKSGD; encoded by the exons ATGTGTGCTTTTTGGGACACTGATAAAGCCAAAGAAAAGAGTTTGACGGCTTCAGTTGCTCGGATGTCTGACCGTAATGGTCTTGGTCCTCACAAGCACAACTCTGGGCAGAAGTCTTTCAAACAAATCGAGCAAGAATTG GTAGAGGAATTGGGCAGACCGGTGACTCTTAGTGAAGTCTTCATTAAGACTCATACAAAAAAGGATGGGACCTTTGTGGATATGAAAGCACAGGAGGTTGCTGAGGTGTATCGGCGGAACAAACAGTCAAGGTTGGAGGACCTTAAGGCTGAAAACGCAGACCCTTCAGAGTCTAGTTCACAAGCTCCAGAGCTCTCTATAGATGAGGATAATGAGATATTCCTCCTG TCTACTTTCACAGACAAAAGAGGAAAACATTATGGAATTGGAAGCCTCAAGAGTACTCTCGTCAATGGAAAGCGGAAGTACAGTGCATCCTCTTCAATCCTGGACCTGCAAAAACAGCTTGATGAAGCTCACCGCAAGATCGAGGAGCAGGCTGCCCAGAATGCAATTGCTCTCCGCAAAATCGAGGAGCAGGCTGCCCAAAATGCAAACAATCTCCGCATCATCGAAGAGCAGGCTGCTCATAATGCAGAGCAGGGAGCACAGCTCAAGGAGTTATCGGTAATGAACAAGTTTATGACTGCAACAAATCCTCAGTACGTTGAATTCGTTGCAGCTAACAAGTCTGGTGATTAA